ACTGCTGTTCGCCGGGCGTGCCGGCTCGGCATTGACCGCCGAGATCGGGCTGATGAAGGCCACCGAGCAGTTGACCAGCATGGAGATGATCGGCGTCGACCCGCTGCGGCGGGTGGTGGCGCCACGCCTGTGGGCCGGCTTCGTGGCGCTGCCGCTGCTTACCGTAGGCTTCAGCGTGGTGGGCATCTACGGAGGTTACCTGGTCGGGGTCGACTGGCTGGGCGTCTTCGAGGGCTCCTATTGGTCCAACATGCAGGCCAGCGTCGACTTCATCGACGACGTGGGCAACGGCATCATCAAGAGCCTGGTGTTCGCCTTGGTGGTGACCTGGATCGCGGTATTCCAGGGCTATGACCTGCTGCCCACCTCGGAGGGCATCTCGCGGGCCACCACCCGTACCGTGGTCTATTCCTCGCTGGCCGTGCTCGGCCTCGATTTCGTGCTGACCGCCGTGATGTTCGGCGGCCTCGCCTGAGCGGCGAGCGATCGCCCTGATGTGTGGAGATACTAGATGAAGCGCAGCAAAACCATGGAACTGGGGGTGGGGCTGTTCATGCTGGCCGGCATCCTCGGCCTGGTGTTCCTCGGCCTGCGGGTCAGCGGCATGACCCTGCAGGCATCCAGCGATACCTTCCGCCTGGAGGCCAACTTCGCCAATATCGGCGGCCTCAAGCCCCGGGCACGGGTCACCATGGCCGGGGTGACGGTGGGGCGCGTGGCGGCCATCGAGCTCGATACCGCCTGGTACGATGCCCGGGTGGTGCTCGAGCTCGATGATGCACTGCAGGGACAGCTCTCGCGGGATACCACCGCGGCGATCCTGACCTCGGGGCTGCTCGGTGAGCAGTACGTAGGGCTTTCCGTGGGCGGCGATCCCGAGACCCTGGCCGACGGCGATACCATCCGCGATACCCAGTCGGCCCTGGTGCTCGAAGAACTCATCCAGCAGTTCGTGTCCAACATGGTCAGCGACTAGCCGCTGACCGCCCCCCCATCGACCCTGACATGGAGACGTTGATCATGATCCGTTCCCCCCTGGCCCTGGCGGCACTGCTGCTGGGTCTGCTGTTCAGCCTGGCCGTGCAGGCCGCTCCCGAGCGCACCCCCGACCAGGTGATCCGCCACAGCGTCGAGACGCTGACCGGCAAGATCGAAGGTCAGCGTGACCACTTCGCCGAGAACATGGACGAGCTCGAGGCGCTGGTCGACGACAGCCTCGAGGATATCGCCGACTTCCGCTACATCGGCGCCAGCGTGATGGGGCGCTACTTCGCCAACGCCACCCCTCAGCAGCGCTCGCGCTTCGTCGAGACCTTCCGCCAGACCCTGATCGACACCTACGCCAAGGGGTTGGTCACCTTCGATTACCGCGAGTTGCGCGTGCTCGATGCCCAGCGCGCCCAGCGCCATGAGGATCAGGCCAGCGTCGACATGGAGGTGGTAGCCAAGGATGGCACCGTCTATCCGGTCAGCTACTCCCTGCGCCTCTCCGGTGGCGAATGGCGGGTGGTCAACGTGATCGTCAACGGCATCAACCTGGGGCTGACCTTCCGCAACCAGTTCGATCAGGCGATGCGTGACAACGCTCGCGACTACGACGCCGTGATCGACGGCTGGTCGCCCGAGGTGGGCGTCGAGGCGCTGGAGCAGGGCGCGTGAGCGACCTGCTTGCACGCGAGGGCTTGTGCCTGGAGACCGGCGATGCCGGTCTGGTGGTGCGCGGAGAAGTGGGCTTCGAGCATGCCGCCGAACTCGCCGAGGTGGGCAGTCGCTGGCTCGCCGAGCGCCAGTCGGGCGAGGTCGTGAGCTTCGACCTGCGCGGCGTCGCTGGCGTCAGCAGTGCGGCCCTCTCCGTGTTGCTGGAATGGGCCCGAGCGGCAAGCCGTGCCGGGCTCGCCCTGGAGCGGGTGTACC
The Halomonas sp. H10-9-1 DNA segment above includes these coding regions:
- a CDS encoding ABC transporter substrate-binding protein, translated to MIRSPLALAALLLGLLFSLAVQAAPERTPDQVIRHSVETLTGKIEGQRDHFAENMDELEALVDDSLEDIADFRYIGASVMGRYFANATPQQRSRFVETFRQTLIDTYAKGLVTFDYRELRVLDAQRAQRHEDQASVDMEVVAKDGTVYPVSYSLRLSGGEWRVVNVIVNGINLGLTFRNQFDQAMRDNARDYDAVIDGWSPEVGVEALEQGA
- the mlaD gene encoding outer membrane lipid asymmetry maintenance protein MlaD gives rise to the protein MKRSKTMELGVGLFMLAGILGLVFLGLRVSGMTLQASSDTFRLEANFANIGGLKPRARVTMAGVTVGRVAAIELDTAWYDARVVLELDDALQGQLSRDTTAAILTSGLLGEQYVGLSVGGDPETLADGDTIRDTQSALVLEELIQQFVSNMVSD
- a CDS encoding STAS domain-containing protein encodes the protein MSDLLAREGLCLETGDAGLVVRGEVGFEHAAELAEVGSRWLAERQSGEVVSFDLRGVAGVSSAALSVLLEWARAASRAGLALERVYLSASLWRLTDLAGLERLLPLEAAGE
- the mlaE gene encoding lipid asymmetry maintenance ABC transporter permease subunit MlaE translates to MIHRIRRLGRRGCDLLEAFGRAGIFLAQSAVGLPSREGLYLWVRQMHFVGVLSLAIVLVSGLFIGMVLSLQGYTILVDFGAEDALGQMVALSLLRELAPVVAALLFAGRAGSALTAEIGLMKATEQLTSMEMIGVDPLRRVVAPRLWAGFVALPLLTVGFSVVGIYGGYLVGVDWLGVFEGSYWSNMQASVDFIDDVGNGIIKSLVFALVVTWIAVFQGYDLLPTSEGISRATTRTVVYSSLAVLGLDFVLTAVMFGGLA